The DNA segment AGCATATACAACTCGCTTTTGGGGTACAGCCGGATGAAACTCAGGTTGATGCGATACTTCTGATGTTGGAGCCACCAGTCGAGGGTTTCGGAAACTGTTTCTTCATCTTCCGCAGGATCGCCAAAGATGAAGTTGCCCTGAATGCCAATCCCCTTTTGATAGGTCAGTTCCAACGCTTTTTCAATTTTCTCCACCGTGATTTTCTTTTTCATGCTCTGCAAGACCTTGTTGCTCGCCGACTCGATCCCATAGCTGATGCATACACAACCCGATTTTTTCAGCAGTTCCAACAGTTCTTCATCGACATTGTCGACCCTGACCTGAATGTAATACTTGAGCTTCAGCGGTTCCATCCGTTCACAAAATTCGATCACTCGTTTTCGGTTCACTGTAAAGAGATCGTCAAAGAACATAATGGCGTTGATTCGATAGTGCTCAATTAAGTAATCGATTTCCTCAAAGACATTATCTAAGGAACGTTGGCGGTAGCGGGAACCGAGCGGATGGTAGCAAAAGGTACATTTGTAGGGGCAATTGCGGCTTGCCAGTATCGGTACCATCCGCGGGTGATCGAGAGCGTAAGACAAATAGATGTCGTCACAGCAGTGTTGCTGATCCAGATAAGCCCCGAGTTCCAGGGCTTCGTAGTCTGGAAAGGGGATGTCGTCGATATCCGCTATGGTTTCTCTTTCTGCTGTTTTAATTAGATCGCCCTTTTCCCGGTAGATGATCCCTCGCACGCTCGATAGGGAGCGCTCTTCTTTCCACGCTTGCGCCAGTTCGACAATCGTGCGTTCCCCTTCTCCTAAAACACCGATATCGGCCTGCGGCATTTGCCGCAAGACGAATTCGGGCTCGCTGGTGACGAGACCTCCGCCGATGACGGTGACAATATCGGGACAGATGCCCTTGCCAGCCAACAGCACTTCTTCGATGAGATTGTAGGTGAGGCTCAAACCGCCGGTGCACAACACATTGTAATCACCGGCGTGGATGTGTTCTCTCAGCACCGTTTCGATCGGTCCCCAGTGGTGGTTTAGATTTACAGAGCCAACAGAAAAGCCCTGTTTTTTCAATGCTGCGATGACGTAGCCCAGACCACTCGGGAAATCATAATACTGCCCCGGATAAGAAATATATCGGGGAACGACGAGCAAAATATTGGGGTTCATTCATAGCACCTTTCTTTACTGCGACGAAGTTCTGCGATTAATGTGCGAAAATCTACAACGATTTATAGATGCTCCGAAGAATCCCATCAATAAAAGAGCACAGACTCCCCCCTTCGAATAGATATCCGGCAACATTCGCCCTGTTCGCCGCTTCAATGTCCCTCGGCTTGTCCCCTACGAGAAAGGAATCGTTAAAATCGATATTCCACTTCGCTTGGGCACGCACCAACATTCCCGGAGCGGGCTTGCGACAGTCGCATCGTTTTCGATATGCCTCTACTTTTGCTTCCGGGTGATGAGGACAATAAAAGAAATCGTCGATATGGGCGCCCACCTTGCCCAGTTCCTCATTCATCCATTGATGCAACTGAACCACCTGGGCCTCTTCGTAGTACCCGCGAGCGACACCGCTCTGGTTCGTCACCACGATGACCAGATACCCTGCTTGATGTAAGCGCTTGATGGCGGCCTGGGCGCCTTCGTTCCAGACAAAGTCTTCGATTTTGTAGAGGTATCCGATGTCCTGGTTGATGACACCGTCCCTGTCGAAAAAGACGGCCTTACGCTTCGGCTTTGTATCGTTCATGTGTTCCATAAACCTCAAGTATCTTCTTGATGATGTTGGTCGTGGAGCAGCCGTCCTCATAGGGCAGGATCACCGTCTCCCCGGCATATTCCCTTCCGGAGACGGTTTCCACCGAGTAATCGCCGCCCTTGACCAGAAAATCGGGCCGCAAGCGTTTGATCAGTTCCTGCGGCGTGTCCTCGTCAAACAGCACGACGGCGTCGACAAACTGCAAGGCCGCCAACAGCCAGGCCCGGTCTCCTTCGGCGATGAGCGGCCGTTTGTCCCCTTTGATCCGCGAGACAGAACGGTCCGAATTCAAGCCGATGATCAGGCGGTCGCCCAACCGTCTCGCTTTTTCCAGGTAGGCGATGTGGCCGCGATGGACGATGTCGAAGCAGCCGTTGGTGAAGACGACGCGCAGTTGCGCCGCTTTCCACTGCT comes from the Heliomicrobium gestii genome and includes:
- the gmhB gene encoding D-glycero-beta-D-manno-heptose 1,7-bisphosphate 7-phosphatase — encoded protein: MNDTKPKRKAVFFDRDGVINQDIGYLYKIEDFVWNEGAQAAIKRLHQAGYLVIVVTNQSGVARGYYEEAQVVQLHQWMNEELGKVGAHIDDFFYCPHHPEAKVEAYRKRCDCRKPAPGMLVRAQAKWNIDFNDSFLVGDKPRDIEAANRANVAGYLFEGGSLCSFIDGILRSIYKSL
- a CDS encoding B12-binding domain-containing radical SAM protein, with the translated sequence MNPNILLVVPRYISYPGQYYDFPSGLGYVIAALKKQGFSVGSVNLNHHWGPIETVLREHIHAGDYNVLCTGGLSLTYNLIEEVLLAGKGICPDIVTVIGGGLVTSEPEFVLRQMPQADIGVLGEGERTIVELAQAWKEERSLSSVRGIIYREKGDLIKTAERETIADIDDIPFPDYEALELGAYLDQQHCCDDIYLSYALDHPRMVPILASRNCPYKCTFCYHPLGSRYRQRSLDNVFEEIDYLIEHYRINAIMFFDDLFTVNRKRVIEFCERMEPLKLKYYIQVRVDNVDEELLELLKKSGCVCISYGIESASNKVLQSMKKKITVEKIEKALELTYQKGIGIQGNFIFGDPAEDEETVSETLDWWLQHQKYRINLSFIRLYPKSELYMLAEQKAIIHDHNKLEVIRNGGLLKGELINISCLPGEQYHQLKQKVIDMDRQIKLPGLLKKIHFSDYHPDKGHVISLQFCCFHCSKEVEYHNIIFNPVPRVGKTVIIACRHCNQRSELLLPPYDQRKAIQDYEDYVNGEWAGEIRNIQDLVAPPIPNLANNEPLEHQAHARSIELVRKHSGSRPLAVFGSGAYGQIVIGLLQDASMSVQRLYDNNPGRWGEELFGVKIGDPGEIDENMYVVIASGWAKEIAAQLTSLGLRHGTDFTVFHYSH